Proteins from one bacterium genomic window:
- a CDS encoding PocR ligand-binding domain-containing protein: MAEHKDTKQDWSPFKLLPEESWAQLLRELSQELGMVATLVDSRGNILVHVGDYTDVCIRVRNRPESLTFVCGQTSQALMKQAEKIRQPVVDLCQIGLCKMIIPLYQGDVLLGAVAACSRALAGEDLDAFMVAQELGISEEEAEELLGSAPRIEEEELRGAARKWVEKIENMTN; the protein is encoded by the coding sequence ATGGCTGAGCACAAAGACACTAAACAGGATTGGAGCCCCTTTAAGCTTCTTCCGGAAGAAAGCTGGGCCCAATTGCTGAGGGAGCTTTCCCAAGAGCTGGGGATGGTGGCCACTCTTGTGGACTCCAGGGGAAACATATTGGTGCATGTGGGTGACTATACAGACGTTTGCATACGTGTGCGCAATCGCCCGGAGAGTCTCACATTTGTTTGCGGCCAGACTAGCCAGGCCCTCATGAAGCAGGCTGAGAAGATCCGCCAGCCCGTGGTGGACCTGTGTCAGATAGGGCTTTGCAAGATGATAATCCCGCTCTATCAGGGAGATGTACTTCTGGGGGCAGTGGCAGCCTGTTCCAGAGCCTTGGCCGGGGAAGACCTGGATGCTTTCATGGTGGCTCAGGAGCTGGGCATATCAGAAGAGGAGGCCGAGGAGCTTCTGGGCTCGGCTCCCCGTATAGAGGAAGAAGAGCTTCGTGGGGCTGCCAGGAAATGGGTTGAAAAGATCGAGAACATGACCAATTGA
- the thpR gene encoding RNA 2',3'-cyclic phosphodiesterase gives MRCFLAVELPEALKHALAGVLQELRSCGADVRWVRPEAIHLTLKFLGEIQAQQMEEIHLAVQEVVCCHGPFKMEARGLGCFPRLEQPRVVWVGLEGEKWKLEALQRDVERALVQVGFPREDRPFKPHLTLGRVKSPKARQALVQRLRNREGIQLGEFMVESVKLFRSELLPSGARYTGLWEERLALPGPESAPCGAGFV, from the coding sequence GTGCGCTGTTTTCTGGCTGTGGAACTACCCGAAGCACTAAAGCACGCCCTGGCAGGCGTTTTGCAGGAGCTTCGCTCATGTGGAGCTGATGTTAGATGGGTGCGTCCCGAGGCCATACATCTGACCCTAAAGTTTCTGGGCGAGATTCAAGCTCAGCAGATGGAGGAAATACATCTGGCAGTCCAGGAAGTGGTTTGCTGTCACGGGCCTTTTAAGATGGAGGCCAGGGGCCTGGGTTGCTTTCCCAGGCTGGAGCAGCCTAGAGTCGTATGGGTGGGCCTAGAGGGTGAGAAATGGAAGCTCGAGGCCCTCCAGAGGGATGTGGAGAGGGCCCTGGTGCAGGTGGGATTTCCCAGGGAGGACAGGCCCTTCAAACCCCATCTGACCCTGGGGCGGGTGAAATCCCCCAAGGCCCGCCAGGCCCTGGTTCAGAGGCTCAGGAACAGAGAGGGGATACAGCTGGGGGAATTCATGGTGGAGTCCGTGAAGCTTTTCAGGAGCGAGTTGCTGCCATCTGGGGCAAGGTACACAGGGCTTTGGGAGGAGAGACTTGCCCTGCCAGGGCCTGAGTCGGCCCCTTGTGGGGCGGGTTTCGTTTGA
- a CDS encoding FAD-dependent oxidoreductase, with protein MKLENLFSPFSLRGLVLKNRIVMPPMGVFLVEADGSITERTREYYRQRARGGAAMVMVEASAVAPEGIVSHHQMRIFDDSFIPGLASLAEVIKAQGARAGIQIHHAGRQTSSKVIGRYPLAPSPLRCPTIRGEVEVLDQAGIQRIVKLFGDAAQRAVEAGFELVEIHGAHGYLINQFLSGFSNIREDEYGGDTRGRSRFALEVVREVRKRVGPDFPISFKISAQEFVPGGLTVQESIEVIKLLRQAGIDAVQVSAGNDATPEWISQPMLMPRGCLVDSAHRIKQEVEIPVICVGRINGPALAEEILREGKADLVCMGRALLADPELPKKAMEGRLEEIRRCVGCNTCINSIFKKGRVECLVNPELSREQEMAVHVVSKKRRVLVVGAGPAGCEAAWVAASRGHQVELVEASEKIGGQVILGAIPSHKKDLLNIVRFHQCKLSLHKVYCTLGHAMDPQEILHRNPEVVILATGAKPLKLPFLQEGNKGLYTYKEALETPEKLPEEVVVAGGGAIGCEVALHLVEWGHRVTIVEMTDSVGRQYEAMTRKLILERLRSSGVELLTNHRILGYKDGRLSCEMAENKELLSLNAPAVVLALGTCAEDSLFAPLCSEGLEVHRIGDCLEPRSIKEAILEGARIGRAI; from the coding sequence ATGAAACTGGAGAACCTCTTCTCCCCTTTTAGCTTAAGAGGCCTGGTTCTCAAGAACCGCATAGTCATGCCCCCCATGGGAGTGTTTCTGGTGGAGGCAGATGGATCCATCACTGAGCGGACCAGGGAATACTATCGCCAGCGGGCCAGGGGAGGAGCCGCCATGGTCATGGTGGAGGCCTCGGCCGTGGCTCCAGAGGGCATAGTTTCCCATCACCAGATGCGCATCTTTGATGACTCCTTCATTCCAGGGCTTGCCAGCCTTGCAGAGGTGATAAAAGCACAAGGGGCCAGAGCAGGAATACAGATCCATCATGCGGGCAGGCAGACCTCCTCCAAGGTTATTGGTCGCTACCCCCTGGCTCCCTCTCCTTTGAGGTGCCCCACCATCCGTGGGGAAGTCGAGGTGTTGGATCAAGCAGGCATCCAACGCATAGTAAAGCTTTTCGGAGATGCGGCCCAAAGAGCAGTGGAGGCGGGCTTCGAGCTGGTGGAAATTCACGGGGCCCACGGGTATCTCATAAACCAGTTCCTTTCGGGTTTCTCCAACATAAGGGAAGATGAGTACGGAGGGGACACTCGTGGCCGCAGCAGGTTCGCCCTTGAGGTGGTAAGGGAAGTTCGAAAGAGAGTGGGACCTGACTTCCCCATATCATTCAAGATCAGCGCCCAGGAATTCGTGCCAGGCGGGCTCACGGTACAAGAAAGCATCGAGGTGATCAAGCTCTTGAGGCAGGCAGGAATAGATGCAGTCCAAGTCTCCGCAGGCAACGATGCCACCCCGGAATGGATCTCCCAGCCCATGCTGATGCCCAGAGGCTGCCTGGTGGACTCGGCCCACCGGATCAAACAGGAGGTGGAGATCCCTGTGATATGTGTGGGAAGGATCAATGGCCCTGCACTGGCAGAAGAGATCCTCAGGGAGGGTAAAGCGGATCTGGTCTGCATGGGAAGAGCGCTTCTGGCCGATCCCGAGCTTCCCAAGAAGGCCATGGAGGGGAGGTTAGAGGAGATCAGAAGGTGCGTGGGCTGCAATACATGCATCAATTCCATTTTCAAGAAAGGCAGGGTGGAGTGCCTGGTAAATCCCGAGCTTAGCCGGGAGCAGGAGATGGCTGTCCATGTGGTCTCCAAGAAGCGCCGGGTGCTGGTAGTAGGGGCCGGACCTGCGGGCTGCGAGGCTGCATGGGTGGCAGCCAGCAGGGGGCACCAGGTGGAGTTGGTAGAAGCCTCGGAAAAGATAGGCGGCCAGGTGATTCTGGGGGCCATACCATCTCACAAGAAGGACTTGCTTAACATCGTAAGGTTCCACCAGTGCAAACTGTCCCTTCACAAGGTTTATTGCACCTTGGGCCATGCAATGGACCCCCAAGAGATCCTGCACAGAAATCCAGAGGTGGTGATCCTGGCCACCGGAGCAAAACCCCTAAAGCTTCCCTTCCTTCAGGAAGGCAACAAAGGCCTTTACACGTACAAGGAGGCCCTGGAGACCCCGGAGAAGCTCCCAGAAGAGGTGGTGGTGGCAGGAGGAGGAGCCATTGGCTGTGAGGTGGCCCTGCATCTGGTAGAGTGGGGGCATAGGGTCACCATCGTGGAGATGACCGACTCGGTGGGGCGCCAGTATGAGGCCATGACCCGAAAGCTCATCCTGGAGCGGCTGCGTAGCAGCGGGGTGGAGCTCCTTACCAATCACCGCATATTGGGGTACAAGGACGGCCGTCTGAGTTGCGAGATGGCAGAAAACAAAGAGCTCCTGAGCCTCAATGCTCCGGCGGTGGTGCTTGCCCTGGGTACCTGTGCTGAGGACAGCCTCTTTGCACCCCTTTGCTCAGAGGGTCTGGAGGTACACCGAATAGGGGATTGCCTGGAACCCAGAAGCATTAAGGAGGCCATCTTGGAGGGCGCCCGCATAGGCAGGGCCATTTGA
- a CDS encoding ABC transporter ATP-binding protein: protein MDRINSVRLRVQGLSKSFHTHGVKVTALEGIQMEIRDQEFATILGPSGCGKSTLLRILAGLSRPSAGSATLDGRTIEGPGKDRGMVFQNYTLFPWLTVVENIQFGLRLSGRDKKECEAVALNFIQKIGLSGFERAYPRSLSGGMKQRVAIARALANDPNILLLDEPFGALDTQTRSLMQELLLQIWEELHKTILFVTHDVEEAVFLSDRIFVMTARPGRIKAVLEVPLARPRDYQVKASPEFLRIKTEVSRLIREESIKALTSSMVGPHSLEE from the coding sequence GTGGACAGAATAAACTCTGTAAGACTGAGGGTGCAGGGGCTCTCCAAAAGCTTCCACACCCACGGGGTCAAAGTCACGGCCCTGGAAGGGATCCAGATGGAGATCCGGGACCAGGAGTTTGCCACAATCCTGGGGCCTTCAGGATGCGGGAAATCCACTCTGCTTAGGATCCTGGCCGGTCTTTCCAGACCCAGCGCAGGCAGTGCCACCTTGGACGGCCGTACAATAGAGGGTCCAGGGAAAGACAGAGGCATGGTTTTCCAGAACTACACCCTCTTTCCATGGCTTACGGTGGTGGAGAACATTCAGTTCGGGCTTCGACTTTCGGGACGCGACAAGAAAGAATGCGAGGCTGTGGCCCTCAATTTCATTCAGAAGATAGGACTTTCAGGATTCGAAAGAGCTTATCCCAGAAGCCTGTCTGGGGGCATGAAACAGAGGGTGGCCATTGCCAGGGCCCTGGCCAATGATCCCAACATCCTGCTTTTGGATGAGCCCTTCGGGGCCTTGGATACCCAGACCCGCTCCCTCATGCAGGAGCTTCTCCTGCAGATCTGGGAAGAGCTTCACAAGACCATCCTCTTCGTGACCCATGACGTTGAAGAGGCGGTATTCCTTTCTGACCGGATCTTTGTCATGACCGCAAGGCCTGGAAGGATCAAAGCGGTTCTGGAGGTTCCCCTTGCCCGCCCCAGAGATTACCAGGTAAAGGCCTCCCCGGAGTTCTTGAGAATAAAGACAGAGGTCTCCCGCCTTATCCGGGAGGAATCCATAAAGGCCCTGACCTCGTCCATGGTAGGGCCCCACTCCTTGGAGGAATGA
- a CDS encoding RecX family transcriptional regulator, with protein MNGSAQQQAQRALSAALRYLSARDRTRHEVSCYLRKKGFSAQAVQDALMRLDQWGYLDDRRVALNWARNKMQESFWAKARVMGALERRGLEREIIQDLICHLDQELPEADLALKAARKYLRTHSKAGKDLSRRLAAYLCRRGFAPGIVARLIFKELGEDLGEEGSA; from the coding sequence GTGAACGGATCCGCTCAGCAACAAGCCCAGAGAGCCCTGTCAGCAGCCCTGAGGTACCTGAGCGCACGAGACCGCACAAGGCATGAGGTGAGTTGTTACCTTCGCAAAAAGGGGTTCTCGGCTCAGGCAGTCCAGGATGCTCTGATGAGGCTTGATCAATGGGGTTACCTGGACGATCGAAGGGTGGCTCTCAACTGGGCCAGGAACAAGATGCAGGAGTCCTTCTGGGCAAAGGCCAGGGTCATGGGGGCACTGGAGAGAAGGGGCCTGGAACGAGAGATCATCCAGGATCTGATCTGCCACCTGGACCAGGAGTTGCCCGAGGCGGATCTGGCCTTAAAGGCTGCCAGGAAGTACCTTCGTACCCATTCAAAGGCCGGTAAGGACCTCAGCCGCCGTCTGGCAGCCTATCTGTGTAGAAGGGGGTTTGCGCCCGGTATCGTGGCAAGGCTCATCTTCAAAGAGCTGGGAGAGGATCTGGGAGAAGAAGGAAGTGCCTAG
- a CDS encoding type IV pilus twitching motility protein PilT — MVDLKRILTLAVQRGASDVHLKVGLPPVLRIHGKLVPVTGEKRLMPEDTREMAFSIMGERQKEKFRVSNEVDLAYGVSGLGRFRVNIFSQRDSIGMVLRTISVNPPTVAELNLPAVIEKIAMEPRGLVLVTGTTGSGKSTTLAAMVNHINSNRNCHIITIEDPIEFLHRDKKAIINQREVGQDTQSFATALRVALRQDPDVILVGEMRDFETIETAILAAETGHLVLSTLHTLDAQETVNRIVAVFPFQQQKQIRLQLATILKGVISQRLVSRADGQGRLPAVEVLVSTARVRECISEELKTRELHDAIAQGYSTYGMQTFDQSLMDLFRRGLITYEEALKNATNPDDFALKVSGISGTSEARWRTDEDAQEVKLKFE, encoded by the coding sequence ATGGTAGACCTCAAGAGAATACTCACCCTTGCAGTGCAAAGAGGAGCCTCGGACGTGCACCTGAAGGTGGGGCTTCCTCCTGTGCTGAGAATCCATGGCAAGCTGGTCCCTGTCACAGGTGAGAAGCGACTGATGCCAGAGGACACCAGGGAAATGGCCTTCTCCATAATGGGCGAAAGGCAGAAGGAGAAGTTCCGGGTGAGCAACGAGGTGGATCTGGCCTATGGGGTGTCTGGTTTGGGGAGATTCAGGGTGAACATTTTTTCCCAGAGGGATTCCATAGGCATGGTGTTGCGCACCATATCCGTGAATCCCCCCACAGTGGCCGAGTTGAATCTGCCTGCGGTCATAGAGAAGATAGCCATGGAGCCAAGGGGACTGGTGCTGGTCACAGGAACCACCGGAAGCGGTAAGTCCACAACCCTGGCAGCCATGGTCAACCACATAAACAGCAACCGCAACTGTCACATCATCACCATAGAAGACCCCATAGAGTTTCTCCACAGGGACAAGAAAGCCATAATCAATCAAAGGGAGGTTGGGCAGGACACCCAGAGCTTTGCCACGGCCTTAAGGGTGGCCCTGAGACAGGATCCCGACGTTATCCTGGTTGGGGAAATGAGGGATTTTGAGACCATAGAGACCGCTATCCTGGCTGCTGAGACAGGGCATCTGGTGCTAAGCACCTTGCACACCTTGGACGCCCAGGAGACAGTTAACCGAATCGTGGCAGTGTTTCCTTTTCAACAGCAAAAGCAAATAAGGCTCCAGCTGGCCACCATCTTGAAAGGGGTGATATCCCAAAGACTGGTCTCCAGAGCCGACGGCCAGGGAAGGCTTCCGGCCGTAGAGGTTCTGGTTTCCACGGCCCGCGTGAGGGAGTGCATATCCGAGGAATTAAAGACCAGGGAGCTCCATGATGCCATTGCTCAGGGCTATTCCACTTACGGCATGCAGACATTCGATCAATCTCTGATGGATTTGTTCAGAAGAGGCCTGATCACTTACGAGGAGGCTCTGAAAAACGCCACGAATCCTGACGACTTCGCCCTCAAGGTGAGCGGTATCTCGGGCACAAGTGAGGCAAGATGGCGCACAGATGAAGACGCCCAGGAGGTGAAGCTGAAATTCGAGTGA
- the alaS gene encoding alanine--tRNA ligase has translation MKGRDIRFYFLEFFRKRGHTVVPSSSLVPKEDPSLLFTNAGMVQFKKVFLGDEKRDYSRAVSSQKCVRAGGKHNDLENVGWTARHHTFFEMLGNFSFGDYFKEGAIQMAWELLVGELGLPPERLFATIHEGDEGMGLGADEEARQIWLKYLPSQRIVACSTKDNFWQMGDTGPCGPCSEIVIDQGPEVGCRRPECRVGCDCDRFLELWNLVFMQYSRDEKGHLSPLPRPSIDTGMGLERITAVLQGKLSNYDTDLFQPLIGLMEELAGKKYGLDPKADVSMRVAADHARGVTFLIGDGVIPSNEGRGYVLRRIIRRAARHGKLLGLREPFLYKASQIVVEQMQEAFPELAQRKAAIEQIILKEEERFAETLDKGLRLLEEETLRLKAQGLGVLPGEVVFKLYDTYGFPVDLTADVVKEDGLEIDTPGFEMAMEQQRRRARAAWAGSGEAEVPEVYRRLVSKGIKTTFVGYEKLEARSRVNALLKDGQEVGRARPGDKVEVVTEESPFYGESGGQVGDKGLILGPGLRIQVLDTLRPLMELTVHMGTILEGELELGQEVELLVDKQLRWDTARNHSATHILQWALREILGETVHQSGSRVTPEGFRFDYTYSLGVSPQELREVERLVNQKIRENAQVRVLLMPYQEALKTGAMALFDEKYGETVRLVEMGDFSRELCGGTHVHHTGEVGFFKILSDRSISADARRMEAVTGRAAVELVQKNEKTLRDLAELFKAGPEELMEKARRVLERQKELEKQVRALEARAATGGSRDLLSLTREVAGIKLLCAEVELEDPRAMGQMGDQLRDRLGSGIVLLGSRSGPKAALTISVSRDLQERFPAGELMRQVAELVGGKGGGRPHFAQGGGPAKEKLPEALGKLGEIILERAGG, from the coding sequence ATGAAAGGACGCGATATACGGTTTTACTTTCTGGAATTCTTCAGGAAAAGGGGACATACCGTGGTGCCCAGTTCCTCCTTGGTGCCCAAGGAGGACCCTTCCCTGCTTTTCACCAATGCTGGAATGGTGCAGTTCAAGAAGGTCTTCCTGGGGGATGAGAAAAGGGATTATTCCAGGGCGGTCAGTTCTCAAAAATGCGTTCGGGCGGGCGGCAAGCACAACGACTTGGAAAACGTGGGTTGGACCGCAAGACATCACACTTTTTTTGAAATGCTGGGTAATTTTTCCTTTGGGGACTATTTCAAGGAGGGCGCAATCCAGATGGCCTGGGAGCTTCTGGTGGGGGAGCTGGGGCTGCCTCCAGAGAGGCTCTTTGCCACCATCCACGAGGGGGATGAAGGCATGGGGCTTGGAGCTGATGAGGAGGCCAGGCAGATCTGGCTCAAGTATTTGCCCTCCCAGCGGATAGTTGCCTGCTCCACCAAGGACAACTTCTGGCAGATGGGGGACACAGGGCCTTGTGGACCCTGCTCCGAGATCGTGATAGATCAGGGCCCTGAGGTGGGCTGCAGAAGGCCCGAGTGTCGGGTGGGATGCGACTGCGACCGGTTCCTGGAACTCTGGAATCTTGTCTTCATGCAGTACAGCAGGGATGAGAAGGGACATCTAAGCCCTCTGCCCAGGCCCAGCATAGACACGGGCATGGGGCTGGAGCGCATAACGGCAGTGCTGCAGGGGAAGCTGAGCAACTATGACACAGACTTGTTTCAGCCTCTCATAGGCTTAATGGAAGAGCTAGCAGGAAAAAAGTACGGCCTGGATCCCAAGGCGGACGTCTCCATGAGAGTGGCTGCTGACCATGCCAGGGGGGTGACATTTCTCATAGGGGATGGGGTCATCCCTTCCAATGAGGGCCGAGGATATGTGTTACGCCGTATCATCAGAAGAGCTGCCCGCCACGGAAAGCTCCTGGGACTCAGAGAACCTTTTCTTTACAAGGCCTCTCAGATAGTGGTGGAGCAGATGCAGGAAGCCTTCCCTGAGCTGGCCCAAAGAAAAGCTGCCATAGAACAGATAATTCTGAAAGAGGAAGAGCGATTCGCAGAGACCCTGGACAAGGGGCTCAGACTCTTAGAGGAGGAGACCTTGCGTCTCAAGGCCCAGGGTTTAGGTGTCTTGCCTGGGGAGGTGGTATTCAAGCTTTATGACACTTACGGGTTTCCTGTGGATCTGACGGCGGACGTGGTCAAGGAAGATGGTCTTGAGATAGACACTCCTGGATTTGAAATGGCCATGGAGCAACAGCGCCGAAGGGCCAGGGCGGCCTGGGCAGGATCAGGGGAGGCAGAGGTACCTGAGGTGTACCGAAGACTGGTTTCCAAAGGGATAAAGACTACCTTTGTGGGCTACGAGAAATTAGAGGCAAGAAGCCGAGTGAATGCCCTGTTGAAAGACGGCCAGGAGGTGGGCCGTGCCCGGCCAGGGGACAAAGTGGAGGTTGTAACCGAGGAGAGCCCTTTTTACGGGGAATCAGGAGGCCAGGTAGGAGACAAAGGGCTCATTTTAGGACCAGGCTTGCGGATCCAGGTCCTGGACACCCTAAGACCCCTGATGGAACTAACCGTGCACATGGGAACCATCCTGGAGGGCGAGCTGGAGTTGGGCCAGGAAGTGGAGCTTCTGGTGGATAAGCAACTTAGGTGGGACACGGCCAGAAACCACAGCGCCACTCACATTCTTCAGTGGGCCCTGCGGGAGATCTTGGGGGAGACGGTACATCAGTCAGGATCCAGGGTGACTCCTGAGGGTTTCCGCTTTGATTACACCTACTCCTTAGGGGTGAGTCCCCAGGAGTTGAGGGAGGTGGAGCGTCTGGTCAACCAGAAGATAAGGGAGAATGCTCAGGTGAGGGTGCTCCTCATGCCCTACCAGGAGGCCCTGAAGACAGGGGCCATGGCCTTGTTTGACGAAAAATATGGGGAGACGGTGAGGCTGGTGGAAATGGGTGATTTCTCCAGGGAGCTTTGCGGAGGCACCCATGTGCATCACACCGGGGAAGTGGGTTTTTTCAAGATCCTAAGCGACAGAAGCATCTCGGCTGATGCGCGTAGGATGGAGGCCGTCACGGGAAGGGCAGCGGTGGAATTGGTTCAGAAAAACGAGAAGACCCTTCGGGATCTGGCAGAGCTGTTCAAAGCCGGCCCTGAGGAACTCATGGAAAAGGCCCGGCGGGTCTTGGAACGCCAGAAGGAGCTGGAAAAGCAGGTCAGGGCCTTGGAGGCTCGTGCTGCCACAGGAGGCTCCAGGGATTTGCTTTCCCTGACCCGGGAGGTGGCCGGAATAAAGCTGCTCTGTGCAGAGGTGGAGCTGGAAGATCCCAGAGCCATGGGCCAAATGGGGGATCAACTAAGGGATAGACTGGGCTCAGGTATAGTTCTCCTGGGTTCCAGGAGTGGCCCCAAGGCGGCCCTGACCATTTCGGTTTCCAGGGACCTGCAAGAGCGTTTTCCGGCCGGAGAGCTTATGAGGCAGGTGGCTGAGCTGGTTGGGGGAAAAGGAGGCGGCAGGCCCCATTTTGCACAAGGGGGAGGTCCTGCCAAGGAGAAGCTCCCTGAGGCCTTGGGTAAGCTTGGGGAAATAATTCTTGAGAGGGCTGGCGGATAG
- a CDS encoding sugar phosphate isomerase/epimerase, with protein sequence MTLLLGAMNYPIKDLEEEIRAIAALGFDFLEMALDAPQALPALIWERKDRILGLLGDCSMGLVVHLPTFVWPGDLTPRIRKASLEETLEGLNLASHLKARCVVLHPGSFLGLGNVARDLSTRAALESLEALLEKASSLGIPVGLENMFPKGGWLVTPGDFDPVLKKFPNLGITLDVAHAFIGGGFPRISDFITAYGEKILHVHISDNWGERDDHLPIGAGRIPFVKVAAALKESGYKGWATLEVFATDRDYLRISRLKFRRMWRKAASARS encoded by the coding sequence ATGACATTGCTATTAGGGGCCATGAACTACCCCATCAAGGACCTGGAAGAAGAGATAAGGGCAATTGCCGCCCTGGGCTTCGACTTTCTGGAGATGGCCCTGGATGCCCCTCAGGCACTGCCTGCCCTCATCTGGGAGCGCAAGGACAGGATACTGGGTCTTCTCGGGGATTGCTCCATGGGATTGGTGGTGCATCTCCCCACCTTTGTATGGCCAGGGGACCTGACTCCCCGCATAAGAAAAGCTTCCCTGGAGGAGACCTTGGAGGGCTTAAATCTGGCCTCCCATTTGAAGGCTCGATGCGTGGTGTTACATCCAGGAAGCTTCCTGGGCCTGGGAAATGTGGCCAGGGACTTAAGCACCCGAGCTGCCTTGGAGAGCCTGGAAGCTCTGTTGGAAAAGGCCTCCAGCCTGGGTATCCCGGTGGGCCTGGAGAACATGTTCCCCAAGGGAGGATGGCTTGTGACTCCTGGGGACTTTGACCCTGTCTTGAAGAAATTCCCCAACCTGGGAATCACCCTGGATGTGGCGCATGCCTTCATAGGCGGCGGCTTCCCAAGGATCAGTGATTTCATAACCGCCTATGGTGAAAAAATATTGCATGTCCATATAAGCGACAATTGGGGGGAAAGGGACGATCATCTGCCCATAGGGGCGGGGAGGATTCCCTTTGTGAAGGTTGCTGCAGCCCTCAAGGAGTCGGGTTACAAGGGTTGGGCCACCCTGGAAGTTTTCGCAACAGATAGGGACTACCTTAGGATTAGCCGTCTCAAATTCAGGCGAATGTGGCGCAAGGCAGCCTCGGCCAGGTCTTAG
- the recA gene encoding recombinase RecA → MEKQRERALDLAVAQIEKQFGKGSIMRLGAGGPLQDVRVIPTGSLSLDLALGVGGIPRGRVTEIYGPEASGKTTLALHLVAEAQKAGGVASFIDAEHALDVHYARKLGVNTDELLISQPDTGEQALEIAEILVRSGAVDVLVVDSVAALAPRAEIEGEMGDAHVGLQARLMSQALRKLTAAISKSQTAVVFINQIRMKIGVMFGNPETTTGGTALKFYASVRLDIRRVGAIKEGQDVVGSRTRVKVVKNKIAPPFKEVEFDILYGQGISREGDVLDLAVERSIVERSGTWYSYKGERLGQGRENAKTFLKEHPEILKEMEAEILAGAGLQTARPDKEG, encoded by the coding sequence CTGGAGAAACAAAGGGAAAGGGCCCTGGATCTGGCTGTGGCCCAGATAGAAAAGCAATTCGGCAAGGGCTCCATAATGCGCCTCGGGGCAGGAGGCCCCCTTCAGGACGTGCGGGTCATTCCCACAGGCTCCCTTAGCCTGGATCTGGCTCTGGGAGTTGGGGGAATCCCCAGGGGAAGGGTCACAGAGATATATGGGCCAGAAGCCTCGGGAAAGACAACCTTGGCCCTCCATCTGGTGGCTGAGGCCCAGAAGGCCGGAGGTGTGGCCTCTTTCATAGACGCAGAGCACGCCCTGGATGTGCACTACGCCAGAAAACTGGGTGTGAATACAGACGAGTTGCTCATCAGCCAGCCAGACACAGGCGAACAGGCCCTGGAGATCGCTGAGATATTGGTCAGAAGCGGTGCTGTGGACGTACTCGTGGTGGACTCGGTGGCAGCCCTTGCCCCCAGAGCCGAGATAGAGGGGGAGATGGGTGACGCCCATGTGGGGCTTCAGGCCAGGCTCATGTCTCAGGCCTTAAGAAAGCTTACGGCTGCCATAAGCAAGTCCCAGACCGCAGTAGTCTTCATCAATCAGATAAGAATGAAGATCGGGGTGATGTTTGGCAATCCGGAGACCACCACGGGTGGTACGGCCCTGAAGTTCTATGCCTCGGTACGTCTGGACATCCGAAGGGTAGGGGCCATAAAAGAGGGCCAGGATGTAGTGGGCAGCAGGACAAGGGTCAAGGTTGTGAAGAACAAGATCGCACCTCCCTTCAAGGAGGTGGAGTTCGACATACTGTATGGTCAGGGGATCTCCAGAGAAGGAGATGTATTGGATCTGGCAGTGGAGCGGTCAATAGTTGAGCGAAGCGGCACCTGGTACTCCTACAAGGGGGAACGTTTGGGTCAGGGCAGGGAAAATGCCAAGACTTTTCTCAAGGAACATCCTGAGATCCTCAAGGAGATGGAGGCCGAGATTCTAGCAGGTGCCGGGCTGCAGACTGCCCGCCCCGATAAGGAGGGCTGA
- a CDS encoding metal-dependent hydrolase — protein sequence MFIFGHAGLTLMGYQILGRKNSGLYPTRFPQVGAILFFSLLPDLLDKPLTVWLVQGAVSTRWLGHTMAFSMLVCLAVYLLIPSWKKYVWGCPGHLLLDGMWRSPQTLLFPVLGWEMDPGSDPKISFWDLIASSIHRITSEPGLILPELLGLLVLSWALARMGVTFRGKARVVQDLPRAQP from the coding sequence ATGTTCATATTCGGTCATGCAGGATTGACCCTCATGGGTTATCAAATCTTGGGGAGAAAGAACTCTGGCCTGTACCCCACCCGATTCCCACAGGTGGGAGCCATTCTCTTTTTTTCCCTTCTCCCAGATCTCTTGGACAAGCCTTTGACCGTGTGGCTGGTCCAAGGGGCTGTTTCAACTCGCTGGCTAGGACACACCATGGCCTTTTCCATGCTGGTGTGCCTGGCTGTTTACTTGCTGATTCCTTCCTGGAAAAAATATGTATGGGGCTGTCCAGGGCACCTTCTCCTGGATGGGATGTGGAGGTCTCCCCAAACCCTCTTGTTTCCGGTTCTGGGGTGGGAGATGGATCCTGGCTCGGACCCCAAGATCTCCTTTTGGGATCTCATTGCCTCCAGTATCCACAGGATAACAAGTGAACCTGGGTTGATCTTACCAGAACTCCTGGGCCTGCTGGTGCTCTCTTGGGCCCTGGCCCGTATGGGCGTTACATTTCGGGGCAAGGCCCGTGTGGTCCAGGATCTCCCTAGAGCCCAGCCCTGA